One genomic region from Nocardia vinacea encodes:
- a CDS encoding PDR/VanB family oxidoreductase: MGKPTDATPMSLRILGGVMDAYKSVFVKGGAAPLLSRPKPVRRTGFELDMRVESIERQTDDVVSLTLRAAAGGPLPTWRPGSHVDVILPSGRQRQYSLCGDPSDRFRYRIAVRLIPDGGGGSREVHETLRTDDRLRIRGPRNAFTFVDAPSYLFLAGGIGITPILPMVKSAGSRGRLVYLGRSRDTMPFLHELPGADIRPDDEFGVTDIAALIARAEPGAAVYVCGPPPMLAAAQRCMFESNPTGSLHTERFSALPVTDGRAFDISLAHTGGTVRVAADETALTALRRRIPDIAYSCQQGFCGTCKVGVVAGSVEHRDRLLTESERADHMLACVSRAAGDALVLDL, encoded by the coding sequence ATGGGCAAGCCGACCGACGCCACGCCGATGAGTCTGCGGATACTCGGCGGGGTCATGGACGCCTACAAAAGCGTCTTCGTGAAAGGCGGCGCCGCGCCGCTGCTGTCGCGACCGAAGCCAGTGCGGCGCACGGGATTCGAGCTGGATATGCGCGTCGAGAGCATCGAACGCCAGACAGACGATGTGGTGAGTCTGACGCTGCGTGCGGCGGCGGGTGGCCCGCTGCCGACATGGCGGCCAGGTTCTCACGTGGATGTAATTCTGCCCTCCGGACGGCAGCGGCAGTATTCGCTGTGCGGGGACCCGTCGGATCGCTTCCGCTACCGGATCGCGGTGCGCCTCATCCCGGACGGCGGCGGCGGCTCCCGGGAGGTACACGAGACGCTGCGCACCGATGACCGGCTGCGAATTCGCGGCCCCCGCAACGCGTTCACCTTCGTCGACGCCCCGTCGTATCTCTTCCTGGCCGGTGGCATCGGCATCACACCGATCCTGCCGATGGTCAAGTCAGCGGGATCCCGTGGTCGGCTGGTGTACCTCGGCCGCTCGCGCGACACCATGCCGTTCCTGCACGAGCTGCCCGGCGCGGATATCCGTCCCGACGACGAATTCGGTGTCACCGACATCGCCGCACTCATTGCTCGTGCCGAACCCGGTGCGGCCGTGTACGTCTGCGGACCGCCGCCGATGCTGGCGGCGGCGCAACGCTGCATGTTCGAATCGAATCCGACCGGGTCGCTGCACACCGAGCGATTCTCGGCGCTACCGGTCACCGATGGCCGCGCATTCGATATCTCCCTCGCGCACACCGGCGGCACCGTTCGCGTCGCCGCGGACGAGACCGCACTGACCGCGCTGCGCCGTCGGATTCCGGATATCGCCTATTCCTGCCAGCAGGGCTTCTGCGGCACCTGCAAGGTCGGCGTCGTCGCCGGATCGGTCGAACACCGCGACCGGCTGCTCACCGAATCCGAACGAGCCGATCACATGCTGGCCTGCGTATCGCGCGCCGCTGGCGACGCGCTCGTACTCGACCTCTGA
- a CDS encoding metal-dependent hydrolase, which translates to MADTAGATKRTYGDDAHAIKARDVHFEFDSVPMHYIPGEVLATHIVNVMHLVLPEGERAMAQALSEALPHIHDERLREEVIGFVGQETMHANSHEAARIHLQSIGLDVDSYVRKVAWLVDRILGDHGLTGRAKDQWLKERLGLFAGMEHYTAVLGEWLLNADILEEKGMHPAMLDLVRWHGAEEVEHRSVVYDAFMYVDGSYARRARTAILASLTLLPLFIVSTAYMYRKDPEADRGKFWLRQFASATRRGVIPSWTVFLTEIPRYLRPGFHPAQLGPMDKALRYLGHSPAARAAGH; encoded by the coding sequence ATGGCTGACACGGCTGGCGCGACGAAGCGCACCTACGGCGACGACGCGCATGCGATCAAGGCGCGCGATGTCCATTTCGAGTTCGATTCCGTGCCGATGCACTACATCCCCGGCGAGGTGCTGGCCACCCACATCGTCAACGTCATGCATCTGGTGCTGCCCGAGGGTGAGCGGGCCATGGCGCAAGCCCTGTCCGAGGCATTACCGCATATCCACGACGAGCGGCTGCGGGAGGAGGTGATCGGGTTCGTCGGGCAGGAGACCATGCACGCCAACAGCCATGAGGCCGCGCGCATACATCTGCAGTCCATCGGCCTGGACGTGGACTCCTATGTCCGCAAGGTGGCTTGGCTGGTCGACCGCATTCTCGGTGATCACGGCCTGACCGGACGGGCGAAGGACCAGTGGCTCAAGGAACGCCTCGGCCTGTTCGCCGGGATGGAGCACTACACCGCCGTGCTCGGCGAATGGCTGCTCAACGCGGACATTCTCGAGGAGAAGGGCATGCATCCGGCCATGCTGGATCTGGTGCGCTGGCACGGTGCGGAGGAGGTCGAGCACCGCAGCGTGGTCTACGACGCGTTCATGTACGTCGACGGTAGTTACGCACGCCGAGCACGGACCGCGATCCTGGCGAGCCTGACCCTGCTGCCGCTGTTCATCGTGTCGACGGCGTACATGTACCGCAAAGATCCGGAGGCCGATAGAGGCAAATTCTGGTTGCGGCAGTTCGCCAGTGCCACCCGCCGCGGCGTGATCCCCAGTTGGACGGTGTTCCTGACCGAAATCCCACGTTACCTGCGGCCGGGTTTCCATCCCGCACAGCTGGGTCCGATGGACAAAGCGCTGCGGTATCTCGGGCACTCGCCCGCCGCACGGGCGGCGGGTCACTGA
- a CDS encoding helix-turn-helix domain-containing protein: MKTASKAPLSRDDADDLETRILDAALVQFAKVGVKKTTIEDVARQAGVDRVTVYRRVGSRDDLVQAVISREVATLLTELAAMPERHDSIDDLIADIFVTVVTRWRTHPMVERMLAIEPERVIMKLTVDGATTFAMCVTATATTLERAVQRGLLADSGDLMIRAEIVCRVVHSLILAPHGTTPLRSDDELAEFARRYLVPVVTNARG; encoded by the coding sequence GTGAAGACGGCGTCGAAAGCACCCCTGAGCCGCGACGATGCGGACGATCTCGAGACACGGATCCTCGACGCCGCCCTCGTGCAGTTCGCGAAGGTCGGCGTCAAGAAGACGACGATCGAGGACGTCGCCCGGCAGGCCGGGGTGGATCGTGTCACGGTCTACCGGCGGGTGGGCTCGCGCGATGATCTCGTACAGGCCGTGATCAGCCGCGAGGTCGCGACGCTGCTGACGGAACTCGCCGCAATGCCCGAGCGGCACGACAGCATCGACGATCTCATCGCCGACATATTCGTCACGGTCGTCACGCGCTGGCGCACTCATCCCATGGTCGAACGAATGCTGGCGATCGAACCCGAGCGAGTGATCATGAAACTCACGGTCGACGGTGCCACCACCTTCGCCATGTGTGTCACCGCAACCGCCACCACACTCGAACGCGCGGTACAGCGCGGACTACTCGCAGACTCCGGCGACCTGATGATCCGCGCTGAAATCGTCTGCCGCGTAGTCCATTCCCTGATCCTCGCTCCGCACGGCACAACACCGCTACGGTCCGACGACGAGCTCGCCGAGTTCGCACGCAGGTACCTGGTGCCAGTCGTCACCAATGCCCGCGGCTGA
- a CDS encoding TetR/AcrR family transcriptional regulator, protein MEQLTHAGFATRRRTELFDALVDLFLTEGFAHLTLDEIAARLRCSKSTLYTLAGSKEQLVRAATVHFFRRATDDVETGIAPITDARERITAYLSAVGTALAAASDRFMADLSGFAPAREIYEKNTRIAARRVRELIDEGVAAGEFRDVHAAFAADMAATMMVRIQQGGVREHTGLDDADAYRELAAILTAGISA, encoded by the coding sequence ATGGAGCAGCTCACGCACGCAGGATTCGCCACCCGGCGGCGTACCGAACTCTTCGACGCACTGGTCGACCTGTTTCTGACCGAGGGATTCGCACACCTGACTCTCGACGAGATCGCCGCCAGACTGCGCTGCTCCAAATCGACCCTTTACACCCTCGCAGGCAGTAAGGAACAGCTGGTCCGGGCCGCGACAGTGCACTTTTTCCGCCGCGCCACCGACGACGTGGAAACCGGCATCGCGCCGATCACCGATGCCCGTGAGCGCATCACCGCCTACCTGTCCGCGGTCGGTACCGCCTTGGCCGCGGCCTCCGACCGATTCATGGCCGACTTGAGCGGTTTCGCGCCCGCGCGGGAGATCTACGAGAAGAACACCAGGATCGCCGCCCGACGGGTCCGCGAACTCATCGATGAAGGTGTCGCGGCGGGCGAATTCCGTGACGTCCACGCCGCCTTCGCCGCCGATATGGCCGCGACCATGATGGTCCGCATCCAGCAGGGCGGGGTGCGCGAGCACACCGGACTCGACGATGCCGATGCCTACCGCGAGTTGGCCGCCATCCTCACCGCGGGCATCAGCGCCTAG
- a CDS encoding acyl-CoA dehydrogenase family protein, with product MAVERLLPTTEARELIQLTRDIADKVLTPIVDEHERAETYPDGVFATLGEAGLLSLPYPVEWGGGGQPYEVYLQVLEEIAARWAAIAVAVSVHSLACHPLLAFGTEEQRRRWLPEMLGGNTIGAYSLSEPQAGSDAAAVACKAGPVDGGYLVNGTKAWITHGGIADFYNLFARTGEGSRGISCFLVPRETTGLTFGKPEQKMGLHAVPTTTAHYDDGFLPVERRIGTEGQGLQIALSALDSGRLGIAAVATGLAQAALDEAVAYAKERTAFGKPIIDHQGLGFLLADMAAAVDSARATYLDAARRRDAGLAYSRQASVAKLIATDAAMKVTTDAVQVFGGYGYTRDFRVERYMREAKITQIFEGTNQIQRLVIARSLAQ from the coding sequence GTGGCCGTCGAACGTCTGCTGCCCACCACCGAAGCCCGGGAATTGATCCAGCTCACCCGAGACATCGCCGATAAAGTCCTCACGCCGATCGTCGATGAACACGAACGGGCCGAGACCTATCCCGACGGTGTGTTCGCCACGTTGGGGGAGGCCGGGTTGTTGAGCCTGCCGTACCCGGTCGAATGGGGCGGCGGTGGCCAGCCGTACGAGGTGTATCTGCAGGTCCTCGAGGAGATCGCCGCGCGGTGGGCGGCGATCGCGGTGGCGGTGAGCGTGCACAGCCTGGCCTGCCATCCGCTGCTCGCCTTCGGTACCGAGGAGCAGCGGCGACGCTGGCTGCCGGAGATGTTGGGCGGCAATACGATCGGCGCGTACAGCCTGTCCGAGCCGCAGGCCGGATCAGATGCCGCCGCGGTGGCATGCAAGGCCGGTCCCGTCGACGGCGGATATCTCGTCAACGGCACCAAGGCATGGATCACCCATGGCGGCATCGCCGACTTCTACAACCTTTTCGCGCGCACGGGCGAGGGGTCGCGCGGCATCTCCTGCTTCCTGGTACCGCGTGAGACCACCGGCCTGACGTTCGGCAAGCCCGAGCAGAAAATGGGGCTGCACGCGGTGCCTACCACGACCGCGCACTACGACGACGGGTTCCTGCCCGTCGAGCGACGGATCGGTACGGAGGGACAAGGTCTCCAGATCGCCTTGAGCGCACTGGATTCCGGCCGACTCGGCATCGCAGCGGTCGCGACCGGACTGGCCCAGGCCGCGCTCGACGAAGCCGTCGCCTACGCCAAAGAGCGCACGGCATTCGGCAAGCCGATCATCGACCATCAGGGTCTCGGGTTCCTACTGGCCGATATGGCTGCCGCGGTCGATTCGGCCCGCGCCACCTACCTCGATGCCGCGCGGCGACGCGATGCGGGGCTGGCGTATTCACGGCAGGCGAGTGTGGCCAAACTGATCGCCACCGACGCGGCCATGAAGGTCACCACCGACGCGGTCCAGGTATTCGGTGGCTACGGCTACACCCGCGACTTCCGGGTCGAGCGGTATATGCGCGAAGCCAAGATCACCCAGATCTTCGAGGGCACCAACCAGATTCAGCGCCTGGTCATCGCACGCAGCCTCGCACAATGA
- a CDS encoding glycosyltransferase 87 family protein produces MSRLWLVWVVTRMLMVALTGVTVLPHSVWDASAADLTLYRGWAEQIVYQNIFPLADERWQYPPGAGALLVVPRLLGGGLGYNWLFFALVAAADAGVLGLLIRAARRDGWETAQTGPWVWAVGVALLGRVCYGRFDLIVAATAVAALLWATRRPAAAGAAAAAGVLLKVWPVLVVLGLRWRTLRRMSAGAAGVGIAAIVGLTALGPGAWSFLEFQSKRGLQIESVAATPLLIARLLNSRWTIVHRYGADELSGPSVSAVASGCVAATLVGGTVLLIIWWRARPPATDLVLAAVLLALVTSRVLSPQYLVWAVAVASVCALDSRSTQRPVLLLVLATALTSQVEFPFLYDRVATGSWPGVVVLTVRNGMLLCATMWSIVRLCRNGLDHPGRPSASSLLDIGSVTPGGLRALSARPEFSHRDSYFPSSVPYLDARSRFGLG; encoded by the coding sequence GTGTCGAGGTTGTGGTTGGTGTGGGTGGTTACGCGGATGCTGATGGTGGCGTTGACCGGGGTGACGGTGCTGCCACACAGCGTCTGGGATGCCTCGGCCGCGGACTTGACGCTGTATCGCGGATGGGCCGAGCAGATCGTGTACCAGAACATTTTCCCGCTGGCGGACGAGCGCTGGCAGTATCCGCCCGGGGCAGGCGCACTGCTCGTGGTGCCCCGACTGCTCGGCGGTGGGCTCGGTTACAACTGGTTGTTCTTCGCGCTGGTCGCCGCCGCGGATGCGGGCGTACTCGGCTTGTTGATCCGGGCCGCGCGGCGCGACGGCTGGGAGACAGCTCAGACAGGGCCGTGGGTGTGGGCGGTGGGCGTCGCGCTGTTGGGCAGAGTCTGCTATGGCCGATTCGATTTGATCGTGGCCGCGACCGCGGTTGCGGCACTGCTGTGGGCGACGCGCCGCCCGGCGGCGGCGGGTGCGGCCGCCGCTGCGGGCGTGCTGTTGAAAGTCTGGCCGGTACTGGTTGTGCTGGGTTTGCGCTGGCGAACGCTGCGGCGGATGAGTGCGGGCGCGGCCGGTGTCGGTATCGCCGCGATCGTGGGATTGACGGCGTTGGGTCCGGGGGCGTGGTCGTTCCTGGAGTTCCAGTCGAAGCGTGGATTACAGATCGAATCCGTGGCTGCCACACCGCTGCTGATCGCTCGACTGCTGAACAGCCGCTGGACCATCGTGCATCGTTATGGGGCCGACGAGTTATCCGGGCCGTCGGTGTCCGCCGTAGCTTCAGGGTGCGTGGCGGCCACGCTCGTGGGCGGCACGGTGTTGCTGATCATCTGGTGGCGAGCGCGGCCGCCGGCGACGGATCTGGTATTGGCCGCAGTGCTGCTCGCCTTGGTGACCAGCCGGGTACTCAGCCCGCAGTACCTCGTGTGGGCGGTGGCGGTCGCGTCGGTCTGCGCGCTCGACTCGCGCAGCACACAGCGGCCTGTGCTGCTGCTGGTGCTGGCTACCGCGTTGACGAGCCAAGTGGAATTCCCCTTCCTCTACGACCGGGTAGCCACCGGGAGCTGGCCGGGAGTGGTGGTGCTGACAGTCCGCAACGGCATGCTGCTCTGCGCGACGATGTGGTCGATCGTTCGGCTGTGCCGCAACGGTCTCGATCATCCGGGGCGCCCCTCAGCCAGCTCGTTGCTGGATATCGGTTCGGTAACGCCAGGCGGGCTGCGCGCGCTCTCAGCTAGGCCCGAATTCAGCCATCGAGACAGCTATTTTCCGAGTTCAGTGCCATATCTGGATGCTAGGTCACGGTTCGGTCTCGGGTGA
- a CDS encoding VOC family protein yields MPATGPDFISLQARDLDASQAFYEQYLGLVRSQTGPPHAVVFETKPIAFALRDVVPGTDLASVAQPGIGAAIWLHATDVQAIHDALVADGHTIVSAPIDGPFGRTFTFADPDGYQVTLHDRA; encoded by the coding sequence ATGCCCGCCACCGGCCCCGACTTCATCTCGCTCCAAGCGCGCGACCTCGACGCTTCGCAGGCGTTCTACGAGCAGTACCTCGGCCTCGTCCGCTCGCAGACCGGACCTCCGCACGCCGTCGTCTTCGAGACGAAGCCGATCGCGTTCGCACTCCGCGACGTCGTTCCCGGCACCGATCTCGCATCCGTTGCTCAGCCCGGCATCGGTGCCGCGATCTGGCTCCACGCCACAGACGTCCAGGCCATTCACGATGCTCTCGTCGCCGACGGTCACACCATCGTCTCCGCACCGATCGACGGCCCCTTCGGTCGGACATTCACCTTCGCCGACCCCGACGGCTACCAGGTCACTCTCCACGACCGCGCCTGA
- a CDS encoding MarR family transcriptional regulator, translating to MSQDGVGVDLETSLGYLLKEASSALRAAMDEVLRPLGMSVTHYSCLELLAQRPGLSNSELARGAFVTRQTMNVLLQALERDGYVTRPAEAPVGKVLPTRLTPRGRRSLEKATVAVRSVEVRMLAGMTEAEQSDAFRILRSMIHSLRDGNDGA from the coding sequence ATGAGTCAAGACGGTGTCGGCGTCGACCTGGAGACGTCATTGGGCTACCTGCTGAAAGAGGCGTCGAGCGCCCTCCGTGCAGCCATGGATGAGGTGCTGCGGCCGCTCGGGATGAGCGTGACGCACTACTCCTGCCTCGAGCTGCTGGCTCAACGACCGGGCTTGTCGAACTCCGAGCTGGCGCGGGGCGCGTTCGTGACCCGGCAGACGATGAACGTGCTGCTCCAGGCCCTGGAACGAGACGGCTACGTGACCAGGCCCGCGGAGGCACCCGTCGGGAAGGTCCTTCCCACGCGGCTCACGCCTCGCGGCCGACGGAGCCTCGAGAAGGCGACCGTAGCGGTCCGGTCCGTCGAGGTCAGAATGCTGGCCGGCATGACCGAGGCCGAGCAGTCAGACGCGTTCCGGATCCTGCGGAGCATGATCCATTCCCTGCGTGATGGCAACGACGGTGCATAG
- a CDS encoding amidase family protein: MKESYNTAGLPTTWGMPAQRDYVPAEDALQVSRLKAAGAVLLGKTNVPLMLRDIQSFNEIYGTTNNPWDHGRTSGGSSGGSAAALAAGFGALSIGSDLAGSLRTPAHFCGVYAHKPTLGLAPTRGTPRCPAGSPTMRAGSWDGRIPDPAPAVARGFCCVGERHL; the protein is encoded by the coding sequence ATCAAGGAGTCCTACAACACCGCCGGGCTGCCCACGACCTGGGGCATGCCAGCGCAGCGGGACTATGTGCCGGCTGAGGACGCGCTACAGGTGTCGCGGTTGAAGGCCGCGGGCGCGGTGCTGCTCGGTAAGACCAATGTGCCGTTGATGTTGCGAGATATCCAGAGCTTCAACGAGATCTACGGCACCACCAACAATCCGTGGGATCACGGCCGCACCTCGGGTGGGTCCTCCGGCGGTTCGGCGGCGGCCCTGGCGGCCGGATTCGGTGCGCTGTCCATCGGCTCCGACCTCGCCGGTTCGCTGCGCACCCCCGCGCATTTCTGCGGCGTCTACGCACACAAGCCGACACTCGGGCTGGCGCCGACCCGCGGAACACCGCGATGCCCAGCGGGGTCTCCGACCATGCGGGCAGGCTCCTGGGATGGGCGAATTCCGGATCCGGCGCCGGCTGTGGCCCGTGGATTCTGCTGTGTGGGCGAGAGGCACCTGTGA
- a CDS encoding MCE family protein, whose product MTVPAEADNRGFIHYGTAVTDSLRRQGRPFLGFSLFALASIVTTALVWNTLARTVPGDTYTYSATFSDVLGLRPGDDVRMAGVRVGKVDTIGLDKHNHAYVTFIVQRNQPRYDDTKALVRYQNLIGQRYVALTPDKGHSPRRLNNRDSIPVEHTEPSFDISGLLNGFQPLFQILAPEQVNRLSETFIQALQGDGISMSSFITQAAALATDFQRRDAILSDIITNLSATMSALAKRGDELETLVTQTRSLIGGLHDQGQALQQSTEQIAGATESMVRMLDHIQPKIVTAQPATTNALTMLLGNGARLDEAAIDFPDLVSRLGMVSQDGAYGNAYLCRLDISLYDVLLPRGLIPQIGGNAQSAVCRP is encoded by the coding sequence ATGACAGTTCCCGCCGAAGCCGACAACAGAGGCTTTATTCACTACGGCACCGCGGTCACCGACTCGTTGCGCCGACAAGGCAGACCATTCTTGGGATTCAGCCTGTTCGCCCTGGCCTCGATCGTGACGACCGCATTGGTGTGGAATACGTTGGCCCGAACCGTACCGGGTGACACCTACACCTATTCCGCCACATTTTCCGACGTGCTGGGCCTACGACCCGGCGACGACGTCCGGATGGCCGGAGTACGGGTCGGGAAGGTCGACACCATCGGCTTGGACAAGCACAACCACGCCTACGTGACCTTCATCGTGCAACGCAACCAGCCGCGATACGACGACACCAAAGCACTTGTGCGCTACCAGAACCTGATCGGACAACGGTATGTGGCACTGACCCCTGACAAAGGCCACAGCCCGCGACGATTGAACAACAGAGACTCGATTCCGGTCGAACACACCGAACCATCTTTCGATATTTCTGGACTGCTCAACGGATTCCAGCCGTTGTTCCAGATCCTCGCACCCGAACAAGTCAACCGCCTCTCCGAAACCTTCATCCAGGCACTACAGGGCGACGGCATATCGATGAGCTCGTTCATCACCCAAGCCGCGGCACTTGCCACCGACTTTCAGCGCCGCGACGCGATCCTGTCCGACATCATCACCAACCTCAGCGCCACCATGAGCGCGCTGGCCAAACGCGGCGACGAACTGGAAACCCTTGTCACCCAAACACGAAGCCTCATCGGTGGACTCCATGACCAAGGCCAGGCGCTGCAACAGTCCACCGAGCAGATCGCGGGCGCAACCGAGTCGATGGTAAGGATGCTCGACCACATCCAACCCAAGATCGTGACCGCGCAACCAGCCACCACCAACGCACTGACAATGCTCCTGGGCAACGGCGCCCGCCTCGACGAAGCCGCCATCGACTTCCCGGATCTCGTGAGTCGCCTCGGAATGGTCTCCCAAGACGGCGCCTACGGCAACGCCTACCTGTGCAGGCTCGACATCTCCCTCTACGACGTCCTGCTCCCGCGCGGACTGATCCCCCAGATCGGCGGCAACGCCCAATCGGCAGTCTGCCGACCATGA
- a CDS encoding acetoacetate--CoA ligase — MSAPSVLWEPHDIDTTEIGRYVAWLGADGQLDGPVDYQQLWDWSVADPDRFWSSIWRFFDIRADGDRHLVLADRSMPGATWFPNTLLNYAEHALTHDRPDNALAVIAHNQHDTAPEQFTYGQLRDQVARARAGLLGLGVRRGDRVAAYLPNIPETVIAFLATASLGAVWSSCPPEFGTRAVTDRFGQIEPTVLLVIDGYTFGDKTIDLRSEHAVLRAGLPSVTTTVLVSSIFEDTTPVDMLSWDALLHQPAPLEFDRVPFDHPLYVLYSSGTTGLPKPIVHGHGGMLLTHLKDGALHLDVTAGDRLFWYTTTGWMMWNTVVSGLLRGATIVLFDGNPTHPDRTTLWRLAADDAITHFGVNAAFLMGCRAAGLDPGELGDLSALRFIGSTGSPLPPDGYAWVYDHLDPRVLLGSVSGGTDVCSILTGCSPMTPVWTGEMSCRALGIPVDSFDAQGNPVVDVDGELVITGPVPAMPVALYNDTDGSRYRSTWFDTYPGIWRQGDWVTITARGSAVISGRSDATLNRDGVRLGTAEFYAVLGALPEISDSLVVHLDDPNSGHGQLILFVVPAEPDQPTDHVHKLATDTLRAGLSPRQVPDRVIIAPEIPYTRTGKKLEVPVKRLLQGANPAAITSPGTLANPDSLTFYRPSLLTR, encoded by the coding sequence ATGAGCGCCCCGTCCGTGCTGTGGGAGCCCCACGACATCGACACTACCGAGATCGGCCGCTATGTTGCCTGGCTCGGCGCCGACGGCCAGCTCGACGGGCCCGTCGATTATCAGCAGCTGTGGGACTGGTCTGTCGCGGACCCCGACCGGTTCTGGTCCTCGATCTGGCGGTTCTTCGACATCCGAGCCGACGGCGACCGACACCTCGTGCTCGCAGATCGGTCCATGCCGGGCGCCACCTGGTTTCCCAACACGCTGCTCAACTACGCCGAACACGCCCTGACCCACGACCGGCCCGATAACGCGCTCGCGGTGATCGCGCACAACCAACACGACACTGCACCAGAGCAATTCACCTACGGGCAGCTGCGCGACCAAGTCGCTCGCGCCCGCGCCGGACTGCTCGGCCTCGGGGTGCGCCGCGGCGACCGAGTCGCCGCGTACCTGCCCAACATCCCCGAGACCGTCATCGCGTTCCTGGCCACCGCCAGCCTCGGCGCCGTCTGGTCCTCCTGCCCGCCGGAGTTCGGCACCCGCGCCGTCACCGACCGTTTCGGCCAGATCGAGCCGACCGTGCTGCTCGTCATCGACGGCTACACCTTCGGCGACAAAACCATCGACCTGCGCTCCGAACACGCCGTGCTGCGCGCAGGCCTGCCGTCGGTGACCACGACCGTGCTGGTGTCCTCGATCTTCGAGGACACCACGCCGGTCGACATGCTGTCCTGGGACGCACTACTCCACCAGCCAGCGCCGCTGGAGTTCGATCGCGTCCCCTTCGATCACCCCTTGTACGTGCTGTACTCCTCGGGCACCACCGGGCTGCCCAAGCCGATCGTGCACGGCCACGGCGGCATGCTGTTGACCCACCTCAAAGACGGTGCCCTGCACCTGGACGTCACAGCTGGCGACCGACTGTTCTGGTACACCACTACCGGCTGGATGATGTGGAACACCGTCGTGTCCGGACTGCTGCGCGGCGCCACCATCGTTCTGTTCGACGGCAACCCCACCCATCCGGACCGCACCACGTTGTGGCGGCTGGCCGCTGACGACGCGATCACGCATTTCGGTGTGAATGCGGCGTTCCTCATGGGCTGCCGCGCCGCCGGGCTCGACCCCGGCGAACTCGGTGATCTGAGTGCGTTGCGGTTCATCGGCTCGACCGGATCACCCCTGCCTCCCGATGGATACGCCTGGGTCTACGACCACCTCGACCCGCGCGTGCTGCTCGGCTCGGTCAGCGGCGGTACCGACGTCTGCTCGATCCTGACCGGCTGCTCCCCGATGACTCCCGTATGGACGGGCGAGATGTCCTGTCGCGCTCTCGGCATACCGGTCGATTCGTTTGACGCACAGGGAAATCCGGTCGTGGACGTCGACGGCGAACTTGTGATCACCGGCCCTGTCCCCGCGATGCCGGTGGCGCTGTACAACGACACCGATGGATCACGGTATCGCTCGACGTGGTTCGACACCTATCCCGGCATCTGGCGCCAAGGCGACTGGGTCACCATCACCGCGCGCGGGTCAGCGGTGATCAGCGGACGCTCCGACGCCACCCTCAATCGCGACGGGGTCCGGCTGGGCACCGCTGAATTCTACGCGGTGCTCGGCGCGCTGCCCGAAATCAGCGACAGCCTCGTCGTCCACCTCGACGATCCGAATAGCGGCCACGGCCAACTCATTTTGTTCGTCGTGCCCGCCGAGCCCGACCAACCCACTGACCACGTTCATAAGTTGGCCACCGACACCCTGCGCGCCGGCCTGTCACCGCGACAGGTGCCCGATCGCGTCATCATCGCCCCCGAAATCCCCTATACCCGAACCGGAAAGAAACTCGAGGTACCGGTCAAACGGCTACTCCAAGGCGCGAACCCGGCCGCCATCACCAGCCCCGGCACCCTGGCCAACCCGGACAGCCTCACCTTCTACCGCCCATCTCTGTTGACTCGGTGA